Genomic window (Magnolia sinica isolate HGM2019 chromosome 10, MsV1, whole genome shotgun sequence):
AGGGTTAGTTGGTTTCATCAAGAGGTTCGCTCCCTTTAGTGATGAACCAATTGCTCGGCGTCAGCTAGGCAAGGATATCCAAGAGATAAAGAATAAACTTCTTGAGATCTCTAAGAGAAGAAAGACTTATGGCATTGAGAATCTAAGCAAAGGAGGAGAAGGAAGCAGTTCCATGAGCGAAATTTTGCGAGAGCAGAGGTGGACCTCTCCTCTACTAGAAGATACAGAGGTCGTTGGTTTCCAAGAAGACATGAGAACGTTGGTGGCACGGTTGATCGAGGGCGAGTCGCGGCGCTGCATGATTTCTGTTGTTGGAATGGGTGGTCTGGGCAAGACTACTCTCACCAGGAAAGTTTATAATCATGATGATGTTAAAAAGCATTTTGATTGTTGTGCATGGATCTATGTATCTCAAGAATATGATGTGAGGGGTCTTTTGCTTAACATTATGAGATGCTTTATGATTCCCATTGCAGAACAGATAAGCATTGTTCGGTTGAGGGAGAAGCTTTTCTTGCATTTGCAATCGAGGAGATATTTTGTGGTTGTAGATGATATCTGGAAGACTGAAGCATGGGATGCTTTAGCAGCTGCCTTTCCAGACATGAATAACGGAAGTCGGGCCATACTTACCACTCGCACTCGCAACAGAGACGTAGCTTTACATGCAGACATCCAGAGCTGTGTTCATGATCTGAAACTTCTAAAAACAGATGAGAGCTGGAAGTTGTTTTGTCAAAAGATATTTTTCAAGCAAGATagctgtcacaccccagactcggtaaccggactcacaaggaatccgatggccggttctggctgcaacaacctccgtagtgctctattctcggctcctgaggcaggttccgatcctgggacctgTGGGttactcctgtcatgccccaaaatcggtaaccggattcacaaggaacctgatggctagttctggccgcaacagcctccgtagtaccccattctcggctcctgaggcaggttccgatcctgcgattctacaaggaggattttcataacagtataatcatttcaatACGCGTATACCCAATATCACAGTAattatatctgagaataacaaagggcacacatcacaaaatccactaagaatt
Coding sequences:
- the LOC131217463 gene encoding putative disease resistance protein At1g50180, with the translated sequence MIAEAVVSFVIEKIAELLVDEGVFLHEVRGQVEWVEAELRSMWAFLKDADTKQKDERVTNWVADVRDAAYNAEDVIDNFVLKIEQGRRRGLVGFIKRFAPFSDEPIARRQLGKDIQEIKNKLLEISKRRKTYGIENLSKGGEGSSSMSEILREQRWTSPLLEDTEVVGFQEDMRTLVARLIEGESRRCMISVVGMGGLGKTTLTRKVYNHDDVKKHFDCCAWIYVSQEYDVRGLLLNIMRCFMIPIAEQISIVRLREKLFLHLQSRRYFVVVDDIWKTEAWDALAAAFPDMNNGSRAILTTRTRNRDVALHADIQSCVHDLKLLKTDESWKLFCQKIFFKQDSCHTPDSLGQLQGTQASMNYRPSNTVMNPFCTVGSNQPPRDPVYLHWPSPAMMYAQSCERFRQAVFQAPFYQQPLSFDYSQHRYGEQKMSQNG